One uncultured Campylobacter sp. genomic window, GGATGCTGCAAAATATCTTTAAAAATATCGTGATCGAGGGCGGCGCCTACGTCAGGGTGCTGCGGATCAGCAGCGCTAACGGCGACGTGAGCGAAAACGTATTTTCGGGCGTCGTGAGCTTAGATGAGTAAGATCGCGATTTTAGCGGTATTTGGCGCAGTATTCATCGCGCTTTGCGCCTTTATAGCGTTAAATTTAAACCGCGTAAATTCCGATTTTTACGAGCTGAGCGGCATTGAAATTTCGGGCGAGCAGAAACAGAGCGTCGAGGATTTCAACCGCGAGATTGCGCGGCAAATCATCGTCGCAAGCGCAGAGAGAGCGAGCTTTGACGCGTTCATTGCAGATATGCAAAAAAGCGGGCTTTTTGAGAGCATAATTTACGAAGTGAAGGACGCAAGCGTGTATCAGAGCGAGCTTGCGCGCTTTGCGCCCGCGATGCTCGATGATGCGAGCGTGGAGCTTTTAAAAAGCGATCCGCAGGCCTTTTTTGAGCGCAGCGCGCGTGAGCTTTACTCAAAATTTCGCCCGCTTAGCCTCTCGCAGGATTTTTTCTCGCTTAGCCTTCACTCGCGCCTCGGCTCTCGCGGCGCGATCAAGCTTGATCCTGCGCAAAACCGCTTCATCGCGACCATTGACGGCGCGCCGCACTACCTCGCTACGGCTAAGCTCGCTCCGAAAGCAAACGACGACGCGCTTAGCGCTCTTGTGCGCGAGGCGCAAAAGAGCGAAATTTTAATCTCCGGCACCGCCCTTTTTAGCGCATTGGGCAAAAGCGCGGGCGTGCGCGAAAGCTCCATCGCGGGCGCCGTTTCGCTTAGCCTGTGCGCGGCGCTGCTGCTGGCGGCTTTTTCGCGCGCACGGATCTTCTGCCTGCTACTGCCCGCACTTTTCGGGCTTGCCTGCGGCGTAGCGGCTACGATGGCGATCCATGGCTCGATCCACATCCTAAGCGCCGTGGTTTCGACGAGCCTAATCGGGCTGATGCTGGATTATGCGGTGCATTGGCTGGGCGCAAATATCGCGCGCAAAATCGAGGCTCGCTCGATAAAAAGCATGCGAAACATCCTACTTCTAGGCTTTTTCATCACCGCGGCAGGCTATTTCGTATTTTTATTCAGCCCGTTTTTTCTGCTCAAAGAGATCGCGATCTTTGCCATAGCCGCACTTGCGGGAGCGTTTTGCTTTAGCTACTTCGCCCTACCGATCCTGCTTGAAGGGGTAGAATTTCGCCCCGCCCAGATCTTTGCAAAAGCTCTTGAGCTCTACGCAAAGGCGCTTTGCAAGATAAACCTAAGCCTCAAAGCGCTCATTCTCGTTTGCGCGGCGCTGCTTGCATTTTTGTATTTTAAAATGGAGCTTAAGGACGACGTCAGCGAATACGCGAGCTTGGATAAAAACCTGATCGCGATGAGCGCCAAGCTCGCAAGCATCGGAGGCTCCAGCTTCGATCTGATCGTGGGCAATGACGCGAGCGCGGTAGCCAAAGAGGCCGTAGCGCGCGATCTTGCGGACTCATACGTGGGCGCGCCGATTTTGGATCCCGCTACGCAGAGCTTTATCAAGCAGGCCTTTGCAAACTACGATAGAAGCGCATTTTTACGTCTCGGGCTCAGCCGCGAGCTCGTGGACGCGAGCTTTGCCAAGATTGCAGAAGCACCTATTTTAAGCTACGAGCAGGCGAGAAGCTCTATTCTTTTTGCCGCGATGCCGAGCATAGATCCGCATATCGCTTTTTTGCGCGGCGTGCACGATAAAGCAGCCGTAAGCGAGCTTGCCGCGCAGATGGGCGCGCTGCATCTAAACATGCGAAGCGCCATAAGCGAGGCGTTTTCGCAGATCAAAATCAACGCCTTGTATCTAAAATGTGCCGCATACGCCCTCGCCCTCGCACTATTGTGGGCGTTTTTCGGCGCGCGGACGGCGTGGCTGATCGTCATCTCTGTCTTTGCGTCAAATTTAGCCGTGCTCGCCCTGCTTAGCGCATTTGGCGTGAGCGTAAATATATTTGCGATCTTTGCGCTGATCCTATCAGGCGCCGTGGGGATAGACTATATGATCTTTGCAAACAACGATAAGATGGCGCTTAGCGACAAAATTTTCGGCATCACGCTCGCGTCCTTAACCAGCATAATCTCTTTTTTTACGCTCGCTTTCAGCTCCACTAAAGCCGTGGCGCTGTTTGGGCTCTGCGTCAGCCTAAATATCGCGCTAGCGGCGATCTTGGCGCAAATTTTAGCGGCGAGCAAGAAAAGCTAATCAAGCGGGAGCCAAAGAGCTGAAAGCACTGAATAGACGCTCTTTGCCCGCTTGCAGATAAAATTTTATAAAAGAGCGCGCCGTAAATTTACGTAGTCGCGGCGAATGAAAATTTTAATCCAACCTGCTGTGAGATAAAATTTAGTCTGCATGTGCAAGATAAAATTTAACCGATTAGAGCGCAAGATAAAATTTTAGATGAAATTTCGGCTAAGCAAGCTGCGAACCGGAATTTAAAAAACAAGGTTGCGGGATAAATTTTAAAAGTCGGTTTTGACACGGCGCCTTGCAGTTATTAAATTTAAACCTATGCAGTGCATTTTTAAATTTAAACCCTTGCGGCGCGTTATTAAATTTAAATTTGCACACCGCAGACCGCCCTACTCGCCGCTTTTGCCCGCTTTTATCATCTTTATAAATTCCTTTGCGAGCTTGGAGGGTTTTTTATACACGACCGAAAACGACACGTCCAAAAGCGGCTCATCAGCGACGTCAAAGAGCGTGATGTAGTCCTTTTGCGTCTCAAAAATGTACCGTGCGAAGCTGAAACTCACGCAAAGCCCCGCCGCGACCATCGCGTTAGCCACATACAGATATGAGGTGTCGCAGAAAATTTGAGGCGTAAAGCCTGCGTTTTCAAATATCTTTTTGAAGTTCGATTCGCTTTTTAAAATTTTACTGCTGATTGCAAATTTATCGGATTTAAACTCGCTAAGCGCGATTTTAGGGTATTTCTCGGTAGAATTTATACTCGCTCGCGAAACCGCCGGATGAGAGGAGCAGACGCTTAGAAGCAGCCTGCGCTTTTTTATAAACTCGCACTCAAGCCCCTCCGCGAAAAGCTCGCCGAAGTGCGCGGCATAGACGATGTCAAGCTCGCCGCTTTTTAGCATCTCGATGAGTGCGGGCTCGGAGTGAGCGTGCACGATCCTGATATCAGCCTTCGAAAACCTGCTATAAAACATCGCAATGATCTTTTCGATAAATTTAAAGCTGGTCGAGGTCGCGCCGATAACGAGCTTGCCCGTCTTGATCGACGAAAGCCCGCGTATTTCGTTATTTAGCTCCTTATTGAGCCTAAGCATATTTTTCGCTCTGGCGATGTAAATTTCGCCCGCATAGGTAAGCTCAAGGCCGTTTTTTCTATCGAAAATTTCGATCCCGAGCTCCTTTTCTAAAAGCATAATGCTCTTTGAAAGCGACGGTTGTGCGATTCCAAGCTCGCTCGCCGCTTTTGTAAAGCTTTTAAGCTCCGAAATTTTTACCGCAAATTCCATATGTCGCAGGCTCATTTTTTGCCCCTTCGGTTGAAATTTTATAGCTTTTAGCTATTAAATTATATACCAAATAACATTTGACTTACATAAAGATTTAATATAAAATTACAACATTAATCTTTAAGATTAAAAAATCTCTAAGTAAAGGGGCAAAATATGCAGAGACGCGACATACTGAAAATGGGTATGGTAGGAGCCGGTGCACTCGCACTTAGCGCGGTAAATGCACAAGCAAGCGCAGTGGACGCAAAGGACGTCAAATTTGACGAGGAGTGGGATGTAATCATCATCGGTAGCGGCTTTGCTGGACTTGCGGCGGGCTTAAAAGCAGCCGAGAAAGGCAACAAAGTCTT contains:
- a CDS encoding LysR family transcriptional regulator, producing the protein MSLRHMEFAVKISELKSFTKAASELGIAQPSLSKSIMLLEKELGIEIFDRKNGLELTYAGEIYIARAKNMLRLNKELNNEIRGLSSIKTGKLVIGATSTSFKFIEKIIAMFYSRFSKADIRIVHAHSEPALIEMLKSGELDIVYAAHFGELFAEGLECEFIKKRRLLLSVCSSHPAVSRASINSTEKYPKIALSEFKSDKFAISSKILKSESNFKKIFENAGFTPQIFCDTSYLYVANAMVAAGLCVSFSFARYIFETQKDYITLFDVADEPLLDVSFSVVYKKPSKLAKEFIKMIKAGKSGE